The following proteins are co-located in the Mesorhizobium australicum WSM2073 genome:
- a CDS encoding glucose 1-dehydrogenase, producing the protein MHSTDYLGQLFGLEGKHAFITGASRGLGLAFAEALASAGARVTIGGRKADDLKAAADKLRTAGHSITEAVIDVTDTQSVDQAIAAAETGTAPIDILVNNAGIQRRAPLETFSDADWDALMATNLDGVFKVSRAVVKGMIARQRGSIINVSSVQSVLARPSIAPYAASKGAITMLTKSMAGEWGQHGVRINAIAPGYFKTELNAALVADETFSAWLTGRTPMRRWGEVRELAGAAVFLASDAASFVNGQTLLVDGGITSVL; encoded by the coding sequence TTGCATTCGACCGACTATCTCGGCCAACTGTTCGGCCTCGAAGGCAAGCATGCCTTCATAACCGGCGCCAGCCGTGGCCTGGGCCTCGCCTTCGCGGAGGCGCTTGCGAGCGCCGGCGCGCGCGTCACGATCGGCGGCCGCAAGGCCGACGATCTCAAAGCGGCCGCGGACAAGTTGCGCACCGCGGGCCATTCGATCACGGAAGCGGTGATCGACGTAACCGACACCCAGTCGGTCGACCAGGCAATCGCGGCGGCGGAAACCGGCACCGCACCGATAGACATCCTGGTCAACAATGCCGGCATCCAGCGACGGGCGCCGTTGGAGACCTTCAGCGACGCCGACTGGGACGCGCTGATGGCCACCAACCTGGACGGCGTGTTCAAGGTGAGCCGGGCCGTCGTAAAGGGCATGATCGCGCGCCAAAGGGGGTCGATCATCAATGTCTCCTCAGTGCAGAGCGTGCTCGCCCGCCCCTCGATCGCGCCCTACGCGGCGAGCAAGGGCGCCATCACCATGCTGACCAAGTCGATGGCCGGCGAATGGGGCCAGCACGGCGTGCGTATCAACGCCATCGCGCCGGGCTATTTCAAGACCGAGCTCAACGCCGCGCTGGTCGCCGACGAGACATTCTCCGCCTGGCTGACCGGCCGCACGCCGATGCGGCGCTGGGGCGAAGTGAGGGAACTCGCGGGCGCTGCCGTGTTCCTGGCGTCCGACGCCGCCAGTTTCGTGAACGGACAGACGCTGCTGGTGGATGGCGGGATCACCAGCGTCCTGTAA
- a CDS encoding transporter, which yields MNIAIPSEGTDLSPYLPDEHGLFFIYHFTTEGVRTRDTAAAHWTWRSYQLSDMRARHEIGADQALPAPVREAFLTASHGCHIDLEDDWLYGDLPDLRHDYSAEAGGLGHFRFALNDTMLVGARKQPLQSVDNIRKAIENGSRKFRSPAELIEAVVGQSFDGMATELAALSDSLDGIEDRIVCDAWHNERQALVDARRHLVVIHRQMATLTNLFRHLDHSHRNDLPDSINDMAARLSHRAQTLHYDGEQLQARTRLLQDELMAKLTTQSNRLLYVLSVMTAVLLPMTIISGLFGMNVGGLPLVNTPLGFWVITGASLLIAGVTYLFVRRLGQL from the coding sequence ATGAACATCGCCATCCCCTCCGAGGGCACTGACCTGTCGCCTTACCTGCCCGATGAGCACGGTCTGTTCTTCATCTACCACTTTACCACCGAGGGGGTGCGGACCAGGGATACCGCCGCAGCGCATTGGACATGGCGCAGCTACCAGCTTTCCGACATGCGCGCCCGCCACGAGATCGGCGCCGATCAGGCCTTGCCGGCACCGGTGCGCGAAGCCTTCCTGACCGCCAGTCATGGCTGCCACATCGACCTCGAGGATGACTGGCTCTATGGCGATCTGCCGGACCTGCGCCATGATTATTCGGCGGAAGCCGGCGGGCTTGGTCATTTCCGCTTCGCCCTCAACGACACGATGCTGGTCGGCGCCCGCAAGCAGCCGCTGCAATCGGTCGACAACATCCGCAAGGCGATCGAGAACGGATCGCGCAAGTTCCGGTCTCCGGCCGAGCTGATCGAGGCTGTCGTCGGCCAGTCGTTCGACGGGATGGCGACGGAACTCGCGGCACTCAGCGACAGTCTCGACGGCATTGAGGACCGCATCGTCTGCGACGCATGGCACAATGAGCGGCAGGCGCTGGTCGATGCACGCCGGCATCTGGTGGTCATCCACCGGCAGATGGCGACGCTGACCAACCTGTTTCGCCATCTCGACCATTCGCACCGCAACGACCTGCCGGATTCGATCAACGACATGGCGGCGCGGCTTTCGCACCGCGCACAGACACTGCACTATGACGGCGAGCAGTTGCAGGCGCGCACGCGGCTGCTGCAGGACGAGCTGATGGCCAAGCTGACGACGCAGTCGAACCGGCTGCTTTACGTGCTCTCGGTGATGACGGCGGTGCTGTTGCCGATGACCATCATCTCAGGCCTGTTCGGCATGAATGTCGGCGGTTTGCCGCTGGTCAACACCCCGTTGGGTTTTTGGGTGATCACGGGCGCGTCGCTGCTGATCGCGGGCGTGACCTATCTTTTCGTCAGGCGGCTCGGACAGCTGTAG
- the rarD gene encoding EamA family transporter RarD: protein MAAEAITPDAESKARRGFLLALGAYLLWGLLPFYMKAVAHLPLAEVIAHRIVWSVPIAAAVLVWAGRTADFKVAIRSPRTIAMAGLTAALISVNWGIYVWAIAVDRTVETALGYYINPLVNVVVGALLLGERLDRLQIAAVVLAAVAVAVLTIDGGKLPWVSLALAFSFAAYGFFRKTLPIGPSQGFLLEVLLLSVPALGYIVFLIATGQDHFVSSNGTDTALLIGCGPVTAVPLLLFAFGAKLLRLSTIGIMQYIAPTMVFLIAVLIFDEPFGTTQAIAFALIWAALAVYSWSMLATARRATAVRAA from the coding sequence ATGGCCGCTGAAGCAATTACTCCCGATGCAGAATCGAAAGCCCGCCGCGGCTTCTTGCTGGCGCTGGGTGCCTATCTCTTGTGGGGGTTGCTGCCCTTCTACATGAAGGCGGTGGCGCATCTGCCGCTTGCCGAGGTGATTGCACACCGCATCGTCTGGTCGGTGCCGATTGCCGCGGCGGTCCTGGTCTGGGCCGGCCGCACGGCCGACTTCAAGGTGGCGATCCGCTCGCCTCGCACCATCGCCATGGCGGGGCTGACGGCGGCGCTGATCTCGGTCAACTGGGGCATCTATGTCTGGGCGATCGCGGTCGACCGCACCGTCGAGACGGCATTGGGCTATTACATCAACCCACTGGTGAACGTCGTGGTCGGCGCACTGCTGCTCGGCGAGCGGCTCGACCGGTTGCAGATCGCGGCGGTGGTGCTTGCGGCGGTCGCCGTCGCCGTGCTGACAATCGACGGCGGCAAACTGCCCTGGGTGTCGCTGGCATTGGCGTTTTCCTTCGCCGCCTACGGCTTCTTCCGCAAGACGCTGCCGATCGGTCCCAGCCAGGGCTTCCTGCTCGAAGTGCTTTTGCTGTCGGTGCCGGCGCTGGGCTACATCGTCTTCCTTATCGCCACCGGACAGGACCATTTCGTCTCCAGCAATGGCACCGACACCGCGCTGCTCATCGGCTGCGGGCCGGTGACGGCCGTGCCGCTGCTGCTGTTCGCCTTTGGCGCCAAGCTGCTGCGCCTCTCGACCATCGGCATCATGCAGTACATAGCGCCGACCATGGTGTTTCTGATTGCCGTGCTGATCTTCGACGAGCCGTTCGGCACCACGCAAGCCATCGCCTTTGCCCTGATCTGGGCGGCCCTTGCGGTCTATTCCTGGTCCATGCTGGCGACGGCGCGCCGGGCTACAGCTGTCCGAGCCGCCTGA
- the cimA gene encoding citramalate synthase codes for MTMSRERLYLFDTTLRDGQQTPGIDFSVEDKIAIAKLLDEFGFDYVEGGYPGANPTDTAFFQQKRTARAKFVAFGMTKRAGVSASNDPGLAALVQSKSDAICFVAKSWDYHVRVALGCTNEENLDSIKASVEASVASDKEAMVDCEHFFDGFKANPDYALACAKTAYDAGARWVVLCDTNGGTQPSEVRAIVEKVIAAGIPGEHLGIHAHDDTGQAVANSLAAVEAGVRQIQGTLNGIGERCGNANLISILPTLALKPAFADRFETGISAEALTGISRLSRAFDELLNRAPEAQAPYVGSSAFATKAGIHASALAKESATYEHVEPQAVGNRRRVMVSDQGGKANFLAELKRRGIDVPKDDHRLDALISVVKEREASGYAYEGADASFELLARKMLHGLPEFFHVTSFRCMIERRFDANGQLKTVSEAVVKVLVEGEEKMSVAEGHGPVNALDIALRKDLGRYQNEIADLELADFKVRILNGGTEAITRVLIESHDGTGARWWTVGVSENIIDASFQALMDSIVYKLMKNREMAGLVAAE; via the coding sequence ATGACGATGAGCCGCGAGCGCCTCTATCTCTTCGACACCACGCTCCGCGACGGCCAGCAGACGCCGGGCATCGACTTTTCGGTCGAGGACAAGATCGCGATTGCCAAACTGCTCGACGAGTTCGGCTTCGACTATGTCGAAGGTGGTTATCCCGGCGCCAATCCGACCGACACTGCATTCTTCCAGCAGAAGCGCACGGCACGCGCAAAATTCGTTGCGTTCGGAATGACCAAGCGGGCTGGGGTCTCAGCCTCTAACGATCCGGGGCTGGCGGCGCTTGTCCAATCGAAATCGGACGCCATCTGCTTCGTCGCCAAGAGCTGGGACTACCATGTTCGCGTGGCGCTCGGTTGCACCAACGAGGAGAACCTCGACTCCATAAAAGCGTCCGTCGAGGCATCGGTCGCTTCGGACAAGGAAGCAATGGTCGATTGCGAGCATTTCTTCGACGGCTTCAAGGCCAATCCGGACTATGCGCTCGCTTGTGCGAAAACGGCCTACGACGCCGGTGCGCGCTGGGTGGTGCTTTGCGACACGAATGGCGGCACGCAGCCCTCGGAAGTGCGGGCAATCGTCGAGAAGGTTATCGCCGCGGGCATTCCGGGCGAGCATCTCGGCATCCATGCCCATGACGACACCGGCCAGGCGGTGGCCAATTCCCTTGCCGCCGTCGAGGCCGGCGTGCGCCAGATCCAGGGCACGCTGAATGGCATCGGCGAACGTTGCGGCAACGCCAATCTGATCTCGATCCTGCCGACACTGGCGCTGAAGCCGGCTTTCGCCGACCGCTTCGAGACGGGAATCTCAGCCGAAGCGCTTACCGGCATTTCGCGCCTGTCGCGCGCCTTCGACGAATTGTTGAACCGCGCTCCGGAAGCGCAGGCGCCCTATGTCGGCTCCTCCGCCTTTGCCACCAAGGCGGGTATCCACGCTTCGGCGCTGGCCAAGGAGTCGGCGACCTATGAGCATGTGGAGCCGCAGGCCGTGGGCAACCGCCGCCGCGTCATGGTCTCCGACCAGGGCGGCAAGGCCAATTTCCTCGCCGAGTTGAAGCGGCGCGGCATCGATGTGCCGAAGGACGACCATCGGCTCGACGCCCTGATATCGGTGGTCAAGGAGCGTGAGGCCTCGGGCTACGCCTATGAGGGCGCCGACGCCTCCTTCGAACTCCTGGCGCGCAAGATGCTGCATGGCCTGCCCGAATTCTTCCACGTCACCTCGTTCCGCTGCATGATTGAACGCCGCTTCGATGCCAATGGCCAGTTGAAGACGGTGTCGGAAGCAGTGGTCAAGGTGCTGGTCGAGGGCGAGGAGAAGATGTCGGTGGCCGAGGGCCATGGCCCCGTCAACGCGCTCGACATTGCGCTGCGCAAGGATCTCGGCAGATACCAGAACGAGATCGCGGATCTCGAGCTTGCCGACTTCAAGGTGCGGATCCTCAATGGCGGCACCGAGGCCATCACCCGCGTGCTCATCGAATCGCATGACGGTACCGGCGCGCGCTGGTGGACGGTCGGGGTCTCGGAAAACATCATCGACGCGTCGTTTCAGGCGCTAATGGATTCGATCGTCTACAAGCTGATGAAGAATCGCGAGATGGCGGGGCTGGTGGCGGCGGAGTAA
- the pip gene encoding prolyl aminopeptidase, with protein MSLRTLYPEIEPFDSGMLDVGDGHMVYWERSGTKGAKPAVFLHGGPGGTISPKHRRLFDPKLYDVILFDQRGCGKSTPNASLEANTTWHLVADIERLREMAGFDNWLVFGGSWGSTLALAYAETHPDRVSELVVRGIYTLTRAELEWYYQFGVSEMFPDKWERFLAPIPQAERGDMMAAYRKRLVGSDRKAQIEAARAWSLWEGETITLLPEPETSGPFGEDDYAVAFARIENHYFVHAGWLEEGQLLRDAGKLKDIPGTIVHGRYDMPCPARYAWALHKAWPKADFHLIEGAGHAYSEPGILDRLIRATDKFAGK; from the coding sequence ATGAGCTTGCGCACCCTCTACCCGGAAATCGAACCGTTCGACTCGGGGATGCTCGATGTCGGCGACGGCCATATGGTCTATTGGGAGCGGTCGGGCACTAAGGGCGCCAAGCCGGCCGTGTTCCTGCATGGTGGGCCGGGCGGCACCATTTCGCCAAAACACCGGCGGCTGTTCGACCCCAAGCTCTACGACGTCATCCTGTTCGATCAGCGCGGCTGCGGAAAGTCGACGCCGAACGCCTCGCTGGAGGCCAACACGACATGGCATCTCGTTGCCGACATCGAGCGACTGCGCGAAATGGCCGGCTTCGACAATTGGCTGGTGTTCGGCGGTTCCTGGGGCTCGACGCTGGCGCTCGCCTATGCCGAGACACACCCTGATCGCGTCAGCGAACTGGTGGTGCGCGGCATCTACACGCTGACCCGCGCCGAGCTCGAATGGTACTATCAATTCGGCGTCTCGGAGATGTTCCCCGACAAATGGGAGCGTTTCCTGGCGCCGATCCCGCAGGCCGAGCGCGGCGACATGATGGCCGCCTACCGCAAGCGGCTGGTCGGGTCCGACCGAAAGGCGCAGATCGAGGCCGCCCGCGCCTGGAGCCTGTGGGAAGGCGAGACGATCACGCTGCTTCCTGAACCCGAAACCAGCGGTCCGTTCGGCGAGGACGACTATGCCGTCGCCTTCGCCCGCATCGAAAATCACTATTTCGTCCATGCCGGCTGGCTCGAGGAGGGGCAGTTGCTCCGCGATGCCGGGAAGCTCAAGGACATCCCCGGAACCATCGTCCACGGCCGCTACGACATGCCGTGCCCGGCGCGCTACGCCTGGGCGCTGCACAAGGCCTGGCCGAAGGCGGACTTTCATCTGATCGAAGGCGCCGGCCATGCCTATTCGGAGCCCGGCATCCTCGACCGGCTGATCCGCGCGACGGACAAGTTTGCGGGCAAATGA
- a CDS encoding GFA family protein — MTETVRTGGCQCGAVRFRIKGALGRASICHCRMCQKQFGSFFGALVTVPKDGVEWTHEEPSYFQSSVNIDRGFCARCGTPLTYRQPGGLEIAIGAFDDRSDLAPRIQVNYAARLPWVETIFDQPVHQDPDYYARQEQIISFQHPDYETANWPQQGLKI, encoded by the coding sequence ATGACCGAAACTGTCCGAACCGGCGGCTGCCAATGCGGCGCCGTGCGCTTCCGCATCAAGGGGGCGCTGGGACGTGCGTCCATCTGCCATTGCCGCATGTGCCAGAAACAGTTCGGCTCCTTCTTCGGCGCGCTGGTGACGGTACCCAAGGATGGCGTCGAATGGACCCATGAAGAACCAAGTTATTTCCAGTCTTCGGTCAACATCGATCGCGGCTTCTGCGCCCGTTGCGGCACGCCGCTGACCTACCGGCAGCCCGGCGGGCTCGAGATCGCCATCGGCGCCTTCGACGACCGCTCGGATCTGGCGCCGCGGATCCAGGTCAACTATGCGGCACGGCTGCCTTGGGTCGAGACGATCTTCGACCAGCCTGTCCACCAGGATCCCGATTATTACGCGCGGCAGGAGCAGATCATCTCCTTCCAACACCCCGATTACGAAACGGCCAACTGGCCGCAACAGGGCCTGAAAATATGA
- a CDS encoding GFA family protein, with protein MSLDNRPVYTGGCQCGAVRFRVEGALGDASVCHCRMCQKASGNFYLPLVSVRGAKVDWTRGEPKRFRSSNVVWRGFCAECGTPLTFEAPDGMALAIAAFDDPAGIAPTIQWGTEAKLPYVDSIPRLPGEDTMADIGSAPYLAELVSYQHPDHDTDQWPPEERP; from the coding sequence ATGAGCCTCGACAACCGGCCAGTCTACACAGGCGGCTGCCAGTGCGGTGCGGTGCGCTTCCGCGTCGAAGGCGCGCTCGGCGACGCCTCGGTCTGCCACTGCCGCATGTGCCAGAAGGCCAGCGGCAATTTCTACCTGCCGCTGGTCTCGGTGCGCGGCGCCAAGGTCGACTGGACGCGCGGCGAACCCAAGCGGTTCCGTTCCTCCAATGTCGTATGGCGCGGTTTCTGCGCCGAATGCGGCACGCCGCTGACCTTCGAGGCGCCCGACGGCATGGCTCTGGCGATCGCCGCCTTCGACGATCCGGCTGGTATCGCGCCGACCATCCAGTGGGGCACGGAAGCAAAACTGCCCTATGTGGATTCCATTCCGCGATTGCCGGGCGAGGACACGATGGCGGATATCGGCTCGGCTCCTTATCTCGCCGAGCTCGTCTCCTATCAGCATCCCGACCACGACACCGACCAATGGCCGCCGGAGGAAAGACCATGA
- a CDS encoding VOC family protein, protein MIDHLGITVSDFDASKAFYDKAMAPLGGSLLYMVPQEYTGGAKVGGYGRDRPVFWLSAAREKPRDHQHVAFTARSRAEVDAFHAAALAAGGKDNGGPGLRPHYHPNYYGAFVLDPDGNNVEAVCHDPE, encoded by the coding sequence ATGATCGACCATCTCGGCATCACCGTTTCCGATTTCGATGCCTCCAAGGCTTTCTACGACAAGGCGATGGCGCCGCTGGGTGGCTCGCTGCTTTATATGGTGCCGCAGGAATACACTGGTGGCGCCAAGGTCGGCGGCTATGGCCGCGACCGGCCGGTGTTCTGGTTGAGCGCGGCCAGGGAAAAGCCCCGAGATCATCAGCACGTCGCCTTCACCGCGCGCAGCCGCGCCGAGGTCGACGCCTTCCACGCCGCCGCCCTTGCAGCCGGCGGCAAGGACAATGGCGGACCGGGCCTGCGTCCGCACTATCACCCCAACTATTACGGCGCCTTCGTCCTCGATCCCGACGGCAACAATGTCGAGGCGGTCTGCCATGATCCGGAGTGA
- a CDS encoding endonuclease domain-containing protein, which translates to MGHDLVPSRQRKNAKSMRRVMTDAELKLWNELRAHRLMGMSFRRQVLIGPYIVDFACSAHRLIVEVDGSQHADAEHSKRDQARSAYLSASGWTILRFWNDDVIRDIDNVCQHIVIAAGLAGANVPEPATEELVS; encoded by the coding sequence ATGGGGCACGATCTCGTTCCGTCCCGTCAACGCAAGAACGCAAAATCCATGCGGCGCGTCATGACCGATGCCGAGCTGAAGCTTTGGAATGAGTTGCGTGCTCACCGGCTGATGGGAATGAGCTTTCGGCGGCAGGTGCTGATTGGGCCTTATATCGTTGACTTTGCTTGCTCGGCTCATCGCTTGATAGTCGAAGTTGACGGCAGCCAGCATGCCGACGCGGAACATTCAAAACGCGATCAGGCAAGAAGCGCTTATCTGAGCGCCAGCGGTTGGACCATCCTGCGCTTCTGGAATGACGACGTGATCCGCGATATCGACAATGTCTGCCAGCACATCGTTATCGCGGCCGGTCTGGCCGGCGCCAACGTGCCGGAACCAGCAACGGAGGAGCTCGTTTCATGA